A DNA window from Actinokineospora baliensis contains the following coding sequences:
- a CDS encoding bifunctional DNA primase/polymerase: MLGTVRSDNWRRAFRVELRAEAIGLAFRGWPVLPGTYPVAGHWAGRDGSEDSSGPVPVHADWQDRIGTQPEQVATWWTGQPYSLLLATGLGYDAIEVGDELGRGAARVLRSVGLPVPIIATPEHRWFFLTRTGPGLAAELAANPDIALRGAGDWITLPPSPFQHGVVHWRVKPEVCGWQIPSSETVQDALLDAMHSDIRHLVTTARD, encoded by the coding sequence ATGTTGGGAACCGTGAGGTCGGACAACTGGCGGCGAGCGTTCCGCGTCGAGCTGCGCGCCGAGGCGATCGGCCTCGCGTTCCGCGGCTGGCCGGTGCTGCCGGGTACCTACCCGGTGGCGGGCCACTGGGCCGGTCGCGACGGTTCCGAGGACAGCAGCGGCCCGGTGCCGGTGCACGCGGACTGGCAGGACCGGATCGGCACCCAGCCGGAGCAGGTCGCCACCTGGTGGACCGGTCAGCCCTACAGCCTGCTGCTGGCCACCGGCCTCGGCTACGACGCCATCGAGGTCGGTGACGAGCTCGGCCGCGGCGCCGCCCGCGTGCTGCGCTCGGTCGGCCTGCCGGTGCCGATCATCGCCACCCCCGAGCACCGCTGGTTCTTCCTCACCCGCACCGGACCCGGCCTCGCCGCCGAGCTGGCCGCCAACCCCGACATCGCACTGCGCGGGGCTGGCGACTGGATCACCTTGCCGCCCAGCCCGTTCCAGCACGGCGTCGTGCACTGGCGGGTCAAGCCCGAGGTGTGCGGCTGGCAGATCCCGAGCAGCGAGACCGTGCAGGACGCCC